AATCGGTGTAGGCGGCGAACTCGCCTTCGGGCACGTAGCGGGCGCGGCTCAGTTTTTCGATGACCGGGCTGGCGATGATTTCATCAATGGTGGCTCCGCCTTGCAGCGCGGCCTCGGCCTGGTCATAGAACTTCAGCATCATGCGCATCAGGCCGTAGTTCTTGGGCATGGAGGCGCTGGCGTCCACCGGGTCAAAGCCGTTCTGCTGCAGGAAGTCCTGACGCAGCATCTTGCCGGCTTCGATCACCAGACGCTCGTTGTCCTGCAGGGCGTCGGGGCCGACCAACTGCACCACTTCCTGCAAGGACGCTTCTTCCTGCAGGATGTTGCCGATCCGCTGACGCAGTTCGGGGAAGTCCTCGCCTACGTTCTTGCGGTACCAGTCTTCCAGGATCGGGGTGAACAGCGAGTAAGAACCGTTCCAGTTGATGGCGGGAAGGTGACGGCGGCGGGCCAAACCTGCGTCCAGACGCCAGAAGGCGCCGGTAATACGCAAGGTGGCCTGGGTCACGGGCTCGGACATGTCACCGCCAGCGGGCGACACGGCGCCGATCACCGAGACGGCACCGTCTTCGCCGGCCAGGGTCTTGACCGCTCCGGCGCGCTCGTAAAACGCGGCCAGCTTGGCGCCCAGGTAGGGCGGGTAGCCTTCTTCGGCGGGCATTTCTTCCAGGCGGGAGCTGATTTCACGCAGCGCCTCGGCCCAGCGGGAGGTACTGTCGGCCATCAAGGACACCGAGTAGCCCTGGTCGCGGAAGTACTCTGCCAGGGTAATCCCGGTGTACACCGAGGCTTCACGGGCGGCCACTGGCATGTTGGAGGTGTTGGCGATCAGGATGGTGCGGTGCATCAGCGGTCCGCCGGTCTTGGGGTCTTCCAGTTCGGGGAATTCCACCAGCACGTCGGTCATCTCGTTGCCGCGCTCGCCGCAGCCCACGTACACCACGATGTCGGCATTGCCGTATTTGGCCACCGACTGCTGAGTCACGGTCTTGCCCGAGCCGAACGGGCCGGGAATGGCGGCGGCTCCGCCCATCACCAGGGGGAACAGCACATCCAGAATCCGCATGCCGGTCAGGAAGGGCAGGCTGGGGTCCAGCTTCTTGGCGACAGGACGGGGGGCACGTACGGGCCAGTAGTGGGCCAGACGCAGCTCGGTGCCGTCTTCCAGGCGGGCGATGGTCTCGTCGATGGTGTACTCGCCAGCGTCGGCCACCCAAGCCAGACGTCCGCTCTTGTCGGGCGGAGTCAGGATCTTGTGGGTGAAGCTGAACTCAGGAACCGTACCCAAAACGGCGCTGCCGCTCACTTCGTCGCCGGCCTGCACGCTGGGGGTAAAGGCCCACTTCTGCTCGCGGTTGAGGCTGGAGACCTCAATACCACGGGCAATGAAGTCACCGCTCTGCTCGCGGATTTTATCCAGGGGACGCTGAATGCCGTCGTAGATGCCGTTCAGCATGCCCGGGCCCAGCTCCACACTCAGGGGCAGTCCA
The sequence above is a segment of the Deinococcus radiophilus genome. Coding sequences within it:
- a CDS encoding V-type ATP synthase subunit A, with the translated sequence MTEQKTGVIQNIAGPAVIAGGMYGAKMYDIVRVGKERLVGEIIRLDGDTAFVQVYEDTSGLTVGEPVQTTGLPLSVELGPGMLNGIYDGIQRPLDKIREQSGDFIARGIEVSSLNREQKWAFTPSVQAGDEVSGSAVLGTVPEFSFTHKILTPPDKSGRLAWVADAGEYTIDETIARLEDGTELRLAHYWPVRAPRPVAKKLDPSLPFLTGMRILDVLFPLVMGGAAAIPGPFGSGKTVTQQSVAKYGNADIVVYVGCGERGNEMTDVLVEFPELEDPKTGGPLMHRTILIANTSNMPVAAREASVYTGITLAEYFRDQGYSVSLMADSTSRWAEALREISSRLEEMPAEEGYPPYLGAKLAAFYERAGAVKTLAGEDGAVSVIGAVSPAGGDMSEPVTQATLRITGAFWRLDAGLARRRHLPAINWNGSYSLFTPILEDWYRKNVGEDFPELRQRIGNILQEEASLQEVVQLVGPDALQDNERLVIEAGKMLRQDFLQQNGFDPVDASASMPKNYGLMRMMLKFYDQAEAALQGGATIDEIIASPVIEKLSRARYVPEGEFAAYTDSVLGELDTTFKGGQPAVQMGKTGSQEVTA